The Collimonas sp. PA-H2 genome contains a region encoding:
- a CDS encoding alpha/beta fold hydrolase produces MINLDHFGSYFLKGYFMNTSLHSTLFKQRATSQIPRKQGPLKQFVGSLCRAEYCGLVPCLVALPCSAAQVENPSKHHVDGAFQPDAFWQTFHHAEITVNGIKIHYVDGGTGAPILLIPGWPQSWYAWRFIMPALAASGRRVIAIDPRGMGDSSHPLEGYDLKTVANDVHQFVEALGLAHDGQLYVAGHDVGAWIAYAYAADWSADVKRLVVLEAALPGITPPAPAGVPSDNANTRTWHFGFNRLDDLPEILVQGHERAYLSWIFQQKATRNWVFTPDVIDEYVRVFIQPGGPRAAFSYYRVAFSDSGLKQNRLRAQTKLTMPVLAVGGQFGVADLLTNTMKIVANDVTGKQINNCGHFVLEECPKEVTEVLQDFFRNR; encoded by the coding sequence TTGATTAATTTGGATCATTTTGGTTCCTATTTTCTAAAAGGCTATTTTATGAACACATCTCTCCACTCAACCTTGTTCAAGCAGAGAGCGACCAGTCAAATTCCCCGTAAGCAAGGGCCGCTCAAGCAGTTCGTTGGCAGCTTGTGCCGCGCTGAGTACTGTGGCCTTGTCCCATGTCTTGTTGCATTACCGTGTTCCGCGGCTCAGGTGGAAAATCCATCGAAGCATCATGTTGACGGTGCTTTTCAGCCAGACGCTTTTTGGCAAACATTCCATCACGCTGAGATAACAGTCAATGGCATCAAGATCCATTATGTGGACGGCGGCACTGGCGCGCCGATTCTATTGATCCCAGGATGGCCGCAAAGCTGGTATGCGTGGCGCTTCATCATGCCGGCTCTGGCAGCATCCGGGCGTCGTGTTATCGCTATAGATCCGCGCGGCATGGGAGATTCAAGTCATCCCCTCGAGGGCTACGATCTGAAAACAGTGGCTAACGATGTACATCAATTTGTCGAAGCATTGGGACTTGCACACGATGGGCAGCTCTATGTAGCGGGACATGATGTCGGGGCGTGGATAGCGTATGCCTACGCTGCCGACTGGTCGGCGGATGTGAAGCGCCTGGTCGTTCTCGAAGCGGCTTTGCCTGGCATTACGCCTCCGGCTCCAGCCGGTGTGCCTTCGGATAATGCCAACACAAGAACCTGGCACTTTGGCTTCAATCGCCTCGATGATCTGCCTGAGATATTGGTGCAAGGTCACGAGCGTGCATATTTGTCTTGGATCTTCCAACAAAAAGCCACCAGAAACTGGGTCTTCACACCTGATGTGATAGATGAATACGTACGCGTCTTTATACAACCGGGCGGACCTCGCGCGGCATTCTCTTATTATCGGGTCGCCTTTAGTGATAGTGGACTCAAGCAAAACCGTCTGCGCGCTCAAACAAAATTGACAATGCCGGTGCTTGCGGTCGGTGGTCAGTTCGGCGTTGCAGACCTATTGACCAACACCATGAAAATCGTCGCAAACGATGTCACAGGAAAGCAGATCAATAACTGCGGACATTTCGTTCTGGAGGAATGTCCGAAGGAGGTTACTGAGGTACTTCAAGATTTTTTTCGAAATCGATAA
- a CDS encoding imm11 family protein: protein MMKYFKWQFDSKFDGCWFIGEPHLPNGEVVNSWAFRKCQVVEPPYTTLAASTTYGDIVTEASFGAFDIPYVRPKMASALLNHVGNQIQLIPVHVDGFNEEVFILNILNSATCVDESRSEFEKWEPGNTQRPDKVGQYKMISKLFVDPSTTNDLDIFRPWGWTIKVIISERLKSVIEAVGATGTNFELVS from the coding sequence ATGATGAAATATTTTAAATGGCAATTCGATTCGAAGTTTGATGGTTGTTGGTTTATAGGAGAGCCGCATCTTCCTAATGGTGAGGTAGTAAATTCGTGGGCTTTTAGAAAATGCCAAGTTGTTGAGCCTCCATATACCACACTTGCGGCGTCAACTACCTATGGCGATATAGTGACTGAAGCCAGTTTCGGTGCATTCGATATTCCCTATGTGCGCCCAAAGATGGCAAGTGCACTGCTTAATCATGTTGGAAATCAAATACAGCTCATTCCTGTGCATGTTGATGGCTTTAATGAGGAGGTATTCATCCTGAATATTCTCAATAGCGCGACGTGCGTTGACGAGTCACGATCTGAGTTTGAAAAATGGGAACCAGGTAATACCCAGAGACCGGATAAAGTCGGACAGTACAAGATGATTAGTAAATTATTTGTCGATCCGAGTACAACAAATGACCTGGATATATTCAGACCTTGGGGATGGACAATCAAGGTCATTATTTCGGAAAGATTGAAGAGTGTTATTGAGGCGGTGGGTGCCACTGGCACAAACTTCGAGTTAGTGAGTTAA
- a CDS encoding LysE family translocator: MLLKTWLLFVTTVFFISATPGPNMLLAMTHGIHHGVRRTVATCLGLMCGLGLIMICSVAGLGVLLATSEKLFSIVKYAGAAYLVYLGIKTWRTMPQQLQESPESSGKHQPWTMFRTGFWVALSNPKAFIFFAALFPQFIDAKLSQGPQLAILSATFFVVEACWQFAYASGGARLSGWLSSARRLKLVNQVSGGAFVGAGVLLSAISRS; the protein is encoded by the coding sequence GTGCTCCTCAAGACCTGGCTGCTATTCGTCACTACCGTATTCTTCATTTCGGCCACGCCGGGCCCTAATATGCTGCTGGCCATGACCCATGGCATCCATCATGGCGTGCGGCGCACGGTTGCAACCTGCCTCGGACTGATGTGCGGACTGGGACTGATCATGATCTGCTCGGTCGCCGGCCTGGGTGTCTTGCTGGCGACCTCGGAAAAACTATTCTCGATCGTGAAATATGCCGGCGCCGCCTACCTTGTCTACCTGGGCATCAAAACCTGGCGCACCATGCCGCAGCAATTGCAAGAAAGCCCCGAAAGCAGCGGCAAGCACCAGCCCTGGACAATGTTTCGCACCGGCTTCTGGGTGGCCTTGAGCAATCCGAAGGCGTTCATTTTCTTCGCCGCCTTGTTTCCGCAATTCATAGACGCCAAGCTGTCCCAAGGCCCCCAGCTAGCCATCCTGTCGGCGACGTTTTTCGTGGTTGAAGCGTGCTGGCAATTCGCCTATGCCAGCGGCGGCGCCCGGTTGTCAGGCTGGCTCAGCAGCGCGCGGCGGCTGAAGCTGGTTAATCAGGTATCGGGCGGCGCCTTCGTTGGGGCTGGTGTGCTGTTGTCGGCGATTTCTCGCTCTTGA
- a CDS encoding prolyl oligopeptidase family serine peptidase, whose protein sequence is MKLSSKGLALVGSLLVVQPPAIMAQTPAKTAGGYELPPLPLQAVVDASLPPQLSVSPQRDLLALTQTPSLPGIDAVAQPELKLAGLRINPRTYAQSRFSFGSDLQLLDIASGKEIRLQGLPQPLSIASSSWSPDQRYIAFNQVDAKAGANELWLVDVAARRAHRLTKLSLNTVAGNGYRWMPDSRQLLVQLRVEGAAPLADGIPRGPNTQMTLAGAGVKSNPTYQDLLKNEDDALTLEHYLRAQAALIDLDGKVVKLGEPALTLALEPSPDSLYVLRQRIERPFSYQVPVTSFPRRIEVLDRSGKLVKQIASLPLVEGLPTGNDAVPTGIRRIDWRNDAPATLVWAEAQDGGDPARQAEVRDLVLMQAAPFEQAPQTLARLNSRYAGVHWGNGDLALLSEYWWKSRQVKEWRIAPDHLDRAPQLIREGSSEDRYKDPGRPVTVRDEHGETRLLVSADGDSIFRIGSGASPEGDRPFLDKVSLQTLQATRLFHSQAPYYEAPQVLLDDSGQRLLTARESPTEPGNFFVRELGADAQSAPRALTHFPHPTPQLQGVSKQLIRYKRKDGVELTGTLFLPPNYDAKRDGPLPMLMWAYPAEFKSAEAASQTTDSPYRFNRIGFWRPQAFLAMGYAVFDEFSVPIVGEGSKEPNDTYVAQLVASAEAAVDEVVRLGVADRDRIAVGGHSYGAFMTANLLAHTRLFKAGIARSGAYNRTLTPFGFQAEERNYWQARDVYQAMSPFNYADQIKDALLMIHGEQDNNPGTFPVQSERMYAAIKGLGGTARLVMLPNEAHAYRARESIMQMLAESNRWLETYIGPGKPAVQP, encoded by the coding sequence ATGAAATTGTCTTCCAAAGGTCTCGCCCTTGTCGGTTCCCTACTGGTGGTGCAGCCGCCAGCAATCATGGCGCAAACTCCAGCCAAAACAGCAGGCGGCTATGAGTTGCCGCCGCTGCCTCTGCAAGCAGTGGTGGATGCGTCGCTGCCGCCGCAGCTGTCGGTGAGTCCGCAGCGCGACCTGCTGGCATTGACGCAAACGCCGTCCTTGCCCGGCATCGACGCAGTCGCCCAGCCTGAGCTGAAGCTGGCGGGGTTGCGCATCAACCCGCGCACCTATGCGCAAAGCCGCTTTTCCTTTGGCAGCGATCTGCAGTTGCTGGATATCGCCAGCGGCAAGGAAATCCGTCTGCAGGGTTTGCCGCAGCCGCTGTCTATCGCCAGTTCAAGCTGGTCGCCGGACCAGCGCTACATCGCTTTCAATCAGGTCGATGCCAAGGCTGGCGCCAATGAGCTATGGCTGGTCGATGTCGCTGCGCGCCGCGCGCATCGCTTGACCAAGCTGTCCTTGAATACGGTCGCAGGAAACGGCTATCGCTGGATGCCGGACAGCCGGCAACTGCTGGTCCAACTGCGGGTGGAAGGTGCGGCGCCGCTGGCGGACGGCATTCCGCGCGGCCCCAATACCCAGATGACGCTGGCGGGTGCCGGCGTCAAGAGCAATCCTACTTATCAGGATCTGTTGAAGAACGAGGACGATGCGCTCACTCTTGAGCATTATTTGCGCGCGCAAGCCGCGCTGATCGATCTGGATGGCAAGGTCGTCAAGCTGGGCGAGCCGGCGTTGACGCTGGCGCTGGAGCCGTCGCCGGACAGCCTCTATGTGCTGCGCCAGCGCATCGAGCGGCCGTTTTCCTACCAGGTGCCAGTAACCAGTTTTCCGCGCCGGATCGAGGTGCTGGACCGTAGCGGCAAGCTGGTCAAGCAAATCGCCAGCCTGCCGTTGGTGGAAGGTCTGCCGACCGGCAACGACGCCGTGCCTACCGGCATCCGCAGGATCGACTGGCGCAACGATGCGCCGGCCACCCTGGTCTGGGCCGAGGCGCAGGATGGCGGCGATCCGGCGCGCCAGGCTGAGGTCCGCGACCTGGTGCTGATGCAGGCGGCGCCGTTCGAGCAGGCGCCGCAGACGCTGGCGCGTCTGAATTCGCGCTATGCCGGTGTCCACTGGGGTAATGGCGATCTGGCGCTGCTGAGCGAGTACTGGTGGAAGAGCCGGCAGGTCAAGGAATGGCGTATCGCGCCGGACCATCTGGACCGTGCGCCGCAACTGATACGCGAAGGTTCTTCGGAAGACCGCTACAAAGATCCCGGCAGGCCCGTCACGGTGCGCGATGAGCATGGCGAAACGCGCCTGCTGGTCAGCGCCGACGGCGACAGCATTTTCCGCATCGGCAGCGGCGCATCGCCGGAAGGTGACCGGCCGTTCCTCGACAAGGTCAGCTTGCAAACGTTGCAGGCTACGCGTCTGTTCCATTCACAGGCGCCGTATTACGAAGCGCCGCAGGTACTGCTGGACGATAGCGGCCAGCGGCTGCTGACAGCGCGCGAGTCGCCCACCGAGCCCGGCAATTTTTTCGTGCGCGAGCTCGGCGCGGATGCGCAGTCGGCGCCGCGCGCGCTGACGCACTTCCCGCATCCGACGCCGCAACTGCAAGGCGTCAGCAAGCAGCTGATCCGCTACAAGCGCAAGGATGGCGTGGAGCTGACCGGCACCTTGTTCTTGCCGCCCAACTACGATGCCAAGCGCGATGGTCCGCTGCCGATGCTGATGTGGGCTTATCCGGCTGAATTCAAGTCGGCCGAAGCGGCCAGCCAGACCACCGATTCACCCTATCGTTTCAATCGCATCGGTTTCTGGCGGCCGCAGGCTTTCCTGGCCATGGGCTACGCCGTGTTCGATGAGTTCTCGGTGCCGATTGTCGGCGAGGGCAGCAAGGAGCCGAACGACACTTACGTGGCGCAGCTGGTCGCCAGTGCCGAGGCGGCAGTGGATGAGGTAGTGCGGCTGGGTGTCGCCGACCGTGACCGCATTGCTGTCGGCGGCCATTCCTACGGCGCCTTCATGACTGCCAACCTGCTGGCGCATACGCGATTGTTCAAGGCCGGCATCGCCCGCAGCGGCGCCTACAACCGCACGCTGACGCCGTTCGGCTTCCAGGCCGAGGAACGCAATTACTGGCAGGCCAGGGATGTCTACCAAGCCATGTCGCCGTTCAACTATGCCGACCAGATCAAGGATGCCTTGCTGATGATTCACGGCGAGCAGGATAACAATCCCGGCACCTTCCCGGTGCAGAGCGAGCGCATGTATGCGGCCATCAAGGGCTTGGGCGGGACAGCGCGTTTGGTAATGCTGCCGAACGAGGCGCATGCCTATCGCGCGCGTGAATCTATCATGCAGATGCTGGCCGAATCGAATCGCTGGCTGGAAACCTATATCGGGCCGGGCAAGCCCGCGGTTCAACCCTGA
- a CDS encoding MHYT domain-containing protein, which yields MDPLLGQLLTPRYDAALVLLSYLISFWGALLALQCAKSMFRKDGTLDLGMTVCAAASLGGIGIWSMHFLAMQAYRLSVPIAYDVWLTTASLLAAIVISGIALYLAGSHGKFKTAGWLAGSLLAGVGVCVMHYMGMYAMNLRATMSLNLTTVAISMVIAIVAASAALWLAFNLRQLLHRIAAALVMALAVCSMHYVGMYAANMVCTTDAPLIPLKIGGNYLDVSVYAVAGMLSLCIFWVVLGRSMDDNKLAET from the coding sequence ATGGATCCATTGCTAGGCCAGTTATTGACGCCCAGGTATGACGCTGCGCTGGTGTTACTGTCGTACCTGATTTCATTCTGGGGAGCGCTGCTGGCTCTGCAATGCGCCAAATCCATGTTCCGCAAAGACGGCACGCTGGACCTTGGCATGACTGTCTGCGCCGCCGCCTCGCTCGGCGGCATCGGCATCTGGTCCATGCATTTCCTGGCCATGCAGGCGTATCGCCTGTCCGTTCCGATTGCTTACGACGTCTGGCTCACCACGGCATCGCTGCTGGCCGCTATCGTAATTTCCGGCATTGCGCTGTATCTGGCCGGCAGCCACGGCAAGTTCAAGACTGCCGGCTGGCTGGCCGGCAGCTTACTGGCAGGCGTCGGCGTTTGCGTCATGCACTACATGGGCATGTATGCAATGAACCTGCGCGCCACCATGTCCTTGAATCTCACCACGGTCGCGATCTCCATGGTGATCGCCATCGTCGCCGCCAGCGCCGCGCTGTGGCTGGCCTTTAACCTGCGCCAGTTATTGCACAGGATAGCGGCGGCGCTGGTGATGGCGCTCGCGGTATGCAGCATGCACTACGTCGGCATGTACGCCGCCAATATGGTCTGCACCACCGACGCTCCGCTGATCCCTCTGAAAATCGGCGGCAACTATCTCGATGTTTCTGTCTACGCTGTCGCCGGCATGCTCTCCCTGTGCATCTTCTGGGTGGTGCTGGGACGCAGCATGGATGACAACAAGCTGGCCGAAACCTAG
- a CDS encoding ATP-binding cassette domain-containing protein, which yields MAVISISNAQLAFGHVALLDRAEFSLEAGERVGLIGRNGTGKSSLLKTIAGVSRLDDGLMVMQQGIKIAYVDQEPHFESDMSVFDAVAAGMGEMQALLNEYDALTGQFGGDNDDAIMERMHEIQSKLDAADAWSLTNKVETTLDRLNLDKNLLMGQLSGGMQKRVALACALVSTPDVLLLDEPTNHLDFSSIMWLEGLLRDYKGSVLFITHDRSFLDNVATRIIELDRGRILSFPGNFTAYQVRKAEQLENEEVENAKFDKFLAQEEIWIRKGVQARRTRDEGRVRRLEALRIARSVRRDQQGQVKLDVSSGERSGKIVAELTDVNKSYGERAIVRDFTATILRGDKVGLIGQNGAGKTTLLKLILGEDQPDSGTIKQGTKLQIAYFDQMRAQLNEDASLADTIAPGSDWVEINGQRKHVMTYLNDFLFAPERARSPVKSLSGGERNRLLLARLFAKPANVLVLDEPTNDLDIDTLELLEELLEDYNGTVFLVSHDRTFLDNVVTQVIAAEGDGMWREYVGGYTDWERVRPSQSAVIAKAKSEAKAEVKAAEPAAPVAKQKKLSYKEQRELEELPVLIAKLEAEQKTITAQLEDPDLYKQKPEEVKRLNERFAEIDGLLLENLEKWEVIEARSKG from the coding sequence ATGGCTGTCATTTCTATCTCCAATGCGCAACTCGCATTTGGTCATGTCGCGTTGCTGGACCGCGCGGAATTCTCTCTGGAAGCTGGGGAGCGGGTCGGTCTGATCGGCCGCAACGGCACCGGCAAATCGTCGCTGCTGAAAACCATCGCCGGCGTCTCCAGGCTGGACGACGGCCTGATGGTGATGCAGCAGGGGATCAAGATCGCCTACGTCGACCAGGAACCGCATTTTGAATCGGACATGTCGGTATTCGATGCCGTCGCCGCCGGCATGGGCGAGATGCAGGCCCTGCTGAACGAATACGATGCGCTCACCGGCCAGTTCGGCGGCGACAACGACGACGCCATCATGGAACGCATGCACGAGATCCAGAGCAAGCTGGATGCCGCCGACGCCTGGAGCCTGACCAACAAGGTCGAAACCACGCTGGACCGCCTCAACCTGGACAAGAACCTGCTGATGGGCCAGCTCTCCGGCGGTATGCAAAAGCGCGTGGCGCTGGCTTGCGCCCTGGTCAGTACGCCGGACGTGCTGCTGCTGGATGAGCCGACCAACCATCTGGATTTCAGCTCCATCATGTGGCTGGAAGGTTTGCTGCGCGACTACAAGGGCAGCGTGCTGTTCATCACCCATGACCGCAGTTTCCTGGATAACGTCGCCACCCGCATCATAGAACTGGACCGCGGCCGCATCTTGTCCTTCCCCGGCAATTTCACGGCTTACCAGGTGCGCAAGGCCGAGCAGCTGGAAAACGAAGAAGTCGAGAACGCCAAGTTCGACAAATTCCTGGCGCAGGAAGAAATCTGGATCCGCAAGGGCGTGCAAGCACGCCGCACGCGCGACGAAGGCCGCGTACGCCGCCTGGAAGCGTTGCGGATTGCGCGCAGCGTGCGGCGCGACCAGCAAGGCCAGGTCAAGCTGGATGTGTCGTCCGGCGAACGCTCCGGCAAGATCGTCGCCGAGCTGACCGATGTCAACAAATCCTATGGCGAAAGAGCGATCGTGCGCGACTTTACCGCCACCATTCTGCGCGGCGACAAGGTTGGCTTGATCGGCCAGAACGGCGCCGGCAAGACTACCTTGCTGAAACTGATCCTGGGCGAAGATCAGCCGGACAGCGGTACGATCAAGCAGGGCACTAAATTGCAGATCGCGTATTTCGACCAGATGCGCGCGCAACTGAATGAAGACGCCAGCCTGGCCGACACCATCGCCCCGGGCAGCGACTGGGTCGAGATCAACGGCCAGCGCAAGCATGTGATGACCTACCTGAACGATTTCCTGTTCGCGCCGGAACGTGCGCGCTCGCCGGTCAAATCGTTGTCCGGCGGCGAACGCAACCGCCTGCTGCTGGCGCGTCTGTTCGCCAAGCCTGCCAACGTGCTGGTGCTGGACGAACCGACCAACGATCTGGATATCGATACGCTGGAACTGCTGGAAGAACTGCTGGAAGACTATAACGGCACCGTATTCCTGGTTAGCCATGACCGCACCTTCCTCGACAATGTGGTGACGCAGGTGATTGCTGCCGAAGGCGATGGCATGTGGCGCGAATATGTCGGCGGCTATACGGATTGGGAACGCGTGCGTCCCAGCCAGTCGGCCGTGATCGCCAAGGCCAAGAGCGAAGCAAAAGCCGAAGTGAAGGCAGCCGAGCCGGCCGCACCGGTGGCCAAGCAGAAAAAGCTGAGCTACAAGGAACAGCGTGAGCTGGAAGAGTTGCCGGTCCTGATCGCCAAGCTGGAAGCAGAACAAAAGACTATCACCGCCCAGCTGGAAGATCCCGATCTGTACAAGCAGAAACCGGAAGAAGTGAAGCGCCTCAACGAACGCTTCGCGGAAATCGACGGCTTGCTGCTGGAGAACCTGGAAAAATGGGAAGTGATCGAGGCGCGCAGCAAGGGCTGA
- a CDS encoding GNAT family N-acetyltransferase: MFPVLQTERLLLRETVEQDAEAIFAIHGNPELMRWFGTDPLPDLAAAQGLIRKFASWRLDENPGTRWAIQSRRQPGLLGTCGLFKWNPAWRKCMIGYELAAHAQGQGYMRETLSAVMSWGFRHMALNRIEAMVHPDNLASLKLLRQLGFVDEGCSRQAGYWRGQYHDMLQLSLLRSEWPAAGAA, translated from the coding sequence ATGTTTCCGGTGCTTCAAACCGAGCGCCTGCTGTTGCGCGAGACGGTCGAACAAGACGCCGAAGCTATCTTCGCGATTCATGGCAATCCCGAACTGATGCGCTGGTTCGGCACCGATCCACTGCCGGACCTGGCCGCGGCGCAAGGCTTGATCAGGAAATTCGCCAGCTGGCGCCTGGATGAGAATCCGGGTACGCGCTGGGCGATCCAGTCCCGCCGGCAGCCCGGCTTGCTTGGCACCTGCGGCTTGTTCAAATGGAACCCGGCATGGCGCAAATGCATGATCGGTTATGAGCTGGCAGCGCACGCGCAGGGGCAGGGCTATATGCGGGAAACCTTGTCTGCCGTGATGAGCTGGGGCTTTCGGCACATGGCGCTGAATCGCATCGAGGCCATGGTCCACCCCGATAACCTGGCGTCGCTCAAACTGTTGCGCCAGCTTGGCTTTGTCGATGAAGGATGTTCGCGTCAGGCCGGGTACTGGCGCGGCCAGTATCACGACATGCTGCAGCTGTCGCTGTTGCGCAGCGAGTGGCCGGCGGCGGGCGCTGCATAA
- a CDS encoding SirB1 family protein, whose protein sequence is MTITSLEYFTSLVQHASDVPLFEAALAIAQDVYPQLDFDAPQNEMDRLANTLRQRLAADATAIQKLRSLNHFFYQELGFAINVNHYYDTDNSYLHRVIAKRRGIPISLALIYIELAQQVGLPVQGVSFPGHFLMKLTVPSGDIMIDPANGASLSREELEERLEPYLPTSNDEERAASRLSLISYLQVAHPHEVLVRVLRNLKAIYQQGNHWRRLLEVQQRILILLPDDAVERRDRGQAFAQLDCPQAALEDLEYYLAQRPHAADAALLRQQVIDLREASRRLN, encoded by the coding sequence ATGACGATCACATCTCTGGAATACTTTACCTCGCTGGTGCAGCACGCCAGCGATGTTCCCCTGTTCGAGGCAGCGCTGGCGATTGCCCAGGATGTCTATCCCCAGCTGGATTTCGACGCTCCGCAAAACGAGATGGACCGGCTGGCCAACACTTTGCGCCAGCGCCTGGCGGCAGACGCCACCGCTATCCAGAAACTGCGCTCGCTGAATCACTTTTTCTACCAGGAACTGGGATTCGCGATCAACGTCAATCATTATTACGATACCGACAACAGCTACCTGCACCGGGTCATCGCCAAGCGGCGCGGCATTCCGATCTCGCTGGCGCTGATCTATATCGAGCTGGCGCAGCAGGTTGGATTGCCGGTGCAAGGGGTTTCGTTCCCCGGCCATTTCCTGATGAAACTGACAGTGCCGTCGGGCGACATCATGATCGACCCCGCCAACGGCGCCAGCCTGTCGCGCGAAGAGCTGGAAGAACGGCTGGAGCCTTATCTGCCGACCAGCAACGATGAAGAAAGAGCGGCCAGCAGGCTGTCGCTGATCAGCTATCTGCAAGTGGCCCATCCGCATGAGGTCCTGGTGCGCGTGCTGCGCAACCTGAAAGCGATTTATCAACAAGGCAATCACTGGCGACGGCTGCTGGAAGTGCAGCAACGGATCCTGATCCTGCTGCCGGACGACGCTGTCGAGCGGCGCGACCGCGGGCAGGCCTTTGCGCAACTGGATTGTCCGCAAGCCGCGCTGGAAGATCTGGAATATTATCTGGCGCAGCGACCGCATGCAGCTGACGCGGCGCTCTTGCGGCAGCAGGTGATCGACTTGCGCGAAGCCAGCCGGCGCCTGAATTAG
- the murJ gene encoding murein biosynthesis integral membrane protein MurJ, giving the protein MNLHKTLATVSGMTMVSRVTGLIREILYARAFGADGYTDAFAIAFRIPNLLRRLFAEGAFSQAFVPILGEYKNQKGEVATKQLVDHVATVLTWAMLVTCIIGILATPALVYFIAPGLGDNKDVLGASIFMTRVMFPYIGFMSFVALAGGVLNTWHEFKIPAFTSVLLNLAFIVASLFVAPYMQHPIYAMAFAVLVGGILQVAIQLPALIKVGMLPRLAMNPMTGLRDLGVQRVLKKMGPAVFAVSAAQISLLINTNIASRLGHGSVSLLTYGDRLMEFPTALLGVALGTILLPSLSKANADKDLTEYSSLLDWGLRLTFLLALPSAVGLATLSVPLTSTLFQHGKFDAASVAVTSQVLIAYGVGLIGLIVVKILAPGFYAKQDIRTPVKIAVGVLIATQLMNYVFVPIFAVAGLALSISIGACLNAGFLLWSLMRRGIYKPEAGWIRYCLRLLGALFLMAGVALWSSQQFDWTGAHTSSLMRIGALFAVMAACGATYFGALLAMGFRFQDFKRITR; this is encoded by the coding sequence ATGAACTTGCATAAAACGCTTGCCACCGTCTCTGGCATGACCATGGTGTCGCGTGTGACGGGCCTGATTCGCGAAATTCTCTACGCGCGCGCCTTCGGCGCCGACGGCTATACCGACGCCTTCGCCATCGCTTTCCGCATCCCCAACCTGTTGCGCCGGTTATTTGCCGAAGGGGCTTTTTCGCAAGCCTTCGTGCCTATCCTGGGTGAATACAAGAACCAGAAAGGCGAAGTCGCCACCAAGCAGCTGGTCGACCACGTCGCCACCGTGCTGACCTGGGCCATGCTGGTCACCTGCATCATCGGCATCCTCGCCACGCCGGCGCTGGTGTATTTCATTGCTCCCGGCCTGGGCGACAACAAGGATGTGCTGGGCGCCTCGATCTTCATGACGCGGGTCATGTTTCCCTACATCGGCTTCATGTCCTTCGTGGCGCTGGCTGGCGGCGTGCTAAATACTTGGCATGAATTCAAGATCCCGGCCTTTACCTCGGTCCTGCTGAACCTGGCCTTCATCGTCGCCTCGCTGTTCGTCGCGCCCTATATGCAGCATCCGATCTACGCCATGGCGTTCGCGGTGCTGGTAGGCGGCATATTGCAGGTCGCGATCCAGCTGCCGGCGCTGATCAAGGTCGGCATGCTGCCGCGGCTGGCGATGAATCCCATGACCGGCTTGCGTGACCTCGGCGTGCAGCGCGTACTGAAAAAAATGGGGCCGGCGGTATTTGCCGTCTCGGCGGCGCAGATCAGCTTGCTGATCAACACCAATATCGCCTCGCGCCTGGGCCACGGCAGCGTGTCGCTGTTGACCTATGGCGATCGCCTGATGGAATTCCCGACCGCCCTGCTGGGCGTCGCGCTCGGCACGATCTTGCTGCCCAGCCTGTCGAAAGCCAATGCCGACAAGGACCTCACCGAATATTCGTCGCTGCTGGACTGGGGCCTGCGCCTGACTTTCTTGCTGGCGTTGCCGTCCGCGGTCGGGCTGGCCACCTTGTCGGTGCCGCTCACCTCTACCCTGTTCCAGCATGGGAAGTTCGATGCTGCTTCGGTGGCGGTCACCAGCCAGGTCCTGATCGCCTATGGCGTCGGCCTGATCGGCTTGATCGTGGTGAAAATCCTGGCGCCGGGTTTTTATGCCAAGCAGGATATCCGTACCCCGGTCAAGATTGCCGTCGGCGTCCTCATCGCCACCCAGCTGATGAACTACGTGTTCGTGCCGATCTTCGCGGTGGCCGGGCTGGCGCTGTCGATCAGCATCGGCGCCTGCCTGAACGCCGGCTTTCTGCTGTGGAGCCTCATGCGGCGCGGCATCTACAAGCCGGAAGCCGGCTGGATCCGCTACTGCCTGCGCCTGCTCGGCGCCCTGTTCCTGATGGCTGGCGTCGCGCTCTGGAGCTCGCAGCAATTTGACTGGACCGGAGCGCACACCAGCTCGCTGATGCGGATCGGCGCCCTGTTTGCCGTGATGGCCGCCTGCGGAGCGACTTACTTTGGAGCACTACTGGCCATGGGATTCCGTTTCCAAGATTTCAAGCGGATTACGCGTTAA
- the rpsT gene encoding 30S ribosomal protein S20, translating to MANTAQARKRARQAVQQNLHNSSQRSTLRTAIKAARKAIDAGGDKAAAALVLQKSVSVIDRIADKKIIHKNKAARHKSRLNAALKALAA from the coding sequence ATGGCAAATACCGCACAAGCACGTAAGCGTGCTCGTCAAGCAGTTCAGCAAAACCTGCACAACTCCAGTCAGCGTTCGACCCTGCGTACAGCGATCAAAGCTGCCCGCAAGGCAATCGATGCTGGTGGCGACAAAGCTGCAGCAGCGCTGGTTCTGCAAAAATCCGTATCGGTCATCGACCGTATCGCGGACAAAAAGATCATCCACAAGAACAAGGCTGCACGCCATAAGAGCCGTCTGAACGCTGCTCTGAAAGCGCTGGCTGCTTAA